AGGTTAAAAAATGAATAATGATATACATGAGCATGTTCATGAAGATGGAACGGTGCATACACATCATGGACATACACATAGTCATACTCAAACAAAAGCCGTTTTAAATAGATTATCGAGAGCTATTGGTCATTTAAATGCTGTAAAACGCATGGTAGAACAAGGCAGAGATTGTAGCGATGTCTTAATTCAATTATCTGCGGTAAATTCTGCGCTAAAAAATGTTTCTAAAATTATATTAA
The window above is part of the Megamonas hypermegale genome. Proteins encoded here:
- a CDS encoding metal-sensing transcriptional repressor yields the protein MNNDIHEHVHEDGTVHTHHGHTHSHTQTKAVLNRLSRAIGHLNAVKRMVEQGRDCSDVLIQLSAVNSALKNVSKIILKDHIEHCLVEAVKENDQAAIDKLKEAIDKFVK